Genomic DNA from Pseudomonas helmanticensis:
ACAGGGCTTCGGCCCCGGCGATGCCTTGCCGTCGCAACGGGATCTGGCGCTGCAACTCGGTGTCAGTCGGGCATCGTTGCGTGAAGCGTTGTCATCGCTGAGTGCGCTGGGCGTGGTCAGTATTCAGCCGGGCAAGGGCGTTTTCGTGCAGGCGCCGGTGGAGTTGTCACGCGGCGATAGCGCGCCGGGCTGGTCGTTCGCGGCGCAGGCGTCGCCATTGGATATCTTTCAGTTGCGCTATGCGCTGGAGGGTTTCGCCGCAGGGCTGGCAGCGGTGACGCTGAGCACGTTCGATCTGGACGCGCTGGAAGACAATGTTGCGGCAATGCGCGAGCAATTGAAGGCCGGCGACTTTGAAGCCGCCGCGAAACTCGACTTCGAATTCCACCGGCGCATTCTGCTGGCGAGCGGCAATCAGGCGATGCTGAGCATCCTTACCGCCAGTGCCGAGATGTTTCTCGAGAGCCAGAAACTACCGTTCATCCGTGCCGAGCGCGCCATGGAAACCTGGCAGGAACACCGAAAAATCCTTCGTGCCCTCGCTCGCCGGGCATCCGCTGCTGCGCAAAAAGCCATGCAGGAACACGTGCGCAATGCGGCCCTGCGCACCGGGATCGCCTTCATCGCCCCCGCCACGGCGTGACTTGAGCTATACCCAAACTCATGGGGCACCATAGCAAGACTCAATCATCTGCGGCTTCCTGAACACAGGAAGGGCGGCTATGATGGGCCACGTTTTTTTGCTTACAACCTGGAGAATTCCATGAGCAGCGATCTTATCAAACACGTTAGCGACGCTAGCTTCGATGCCGACGTACTCAAGGCCGAAGGCGCTGTCCTGGTCGATTACTGGGCTGAATGGTGCGGTCCTTGCAAAATGATCGCTCCGGTACTGGACGAGATTGCCGAGACTTACAAAGGCAAGCTGACCGTTGCCAAACTGAACATCGACGAAAACCAGGAAACCCCGGCCAAGCATGGCGTGCGTGGTATCCCGACCTTGATGCTGTTCAAGGACGGTGAAGTCGCTGCGACCAAAGTCGGCGCGCTGTCGAAATCGCAACTGGCAGCTTTCCTCGACGCCAACATCTAAGCGTCGCAGTAAAGTGCTTTAAAAAAAGCCCCGCAAATAGCGGGGCTTTTTGCGTATTCAGGGCTAGACGCTCCGAAACTCAGGTGGTACATTCGGCCCCGCACTGGTTTCTCCATTGCCCCCTGCTAGCCGTCGCCGACGCACTCCTTTTCGAATTAGTTCGCGATCCTGTCGCCTTCTCCGCGGCGCGGCCTCATTAAGCCAAAAGCTTAATTTCCCCCCCTCCATAAATGATTACGTCATTCCTATATGAATCTGACTGAACTCAAGCAAAAGCCGATTACCGAACTGCTCGAATTGGCCGAACAGATGGGCATAGAAAATATGGCCCGTTCGCGCAAGCAGGACGTGATTTTCTCCCTGCTGAAAAAGCACGCTAAAAGCGGCGAGGAAATCTCCGGTGATGGCGTGCTGGAGATTCTCCAGGACGGCTTCGGCTTCCTGCGCTCCGCTGACGCTTCCTACCTGGCCGGCCCGGACGATATCTACGTCTCGCCAAGCCAGATCCGCCGCTTCAACTTGCGCACCGGT
This window encodes:
- a CDS encoding FadR/GntR family transcriptional regulator; amino-acid sequence: MNSISRAVPEVALQAIRKLISEQGFGPGDALPSQRDLALQLGVSRASLREALSSLSALGVVSIQPGKGVFVQAPVELSRGDSAPGWSFAAQASPLDIFQLRYALEGFAAGLAAVTLSTFDLDALEDNVAAMREQLKAGDFEAAAKLDFEFHRRILLASGNQAMLSILTASAEMFLESQKLPFIRAERAMETWQEHRKILRALARRASAAAQKAMQEHVRNAALRTGIAFIAPATA
- the trxA gene encoding thioredoxin TrxA, giving the protein MSSDLIKHVSDASFDADVLKAEGAVLVDYWAEWCGPCKMIAPVLDEIAETYKGKLTVAKLNIDENQETPAKHGVRGIPTLMLFKDGEVAATKVGALSKSQLAAFLDANI